The Bradyrhizobium oligotrophicum S58 genome contains the following window.
CGTCAATGTCGGCATGTGCAAACCATCCTCAACAATGCAACGCGTCAAACCCGGGGCCGGCCCGGCCTATCGTCGTCTCAAACCGAAAGGATCATTCAGCTTTTCGCCTCCGGTGCAAGGGTCATGGCGCCCGGCGGAACGCCATTCCCAAGTCCGGTGTCAAAACCCTGCCACACATCCTTAACCGCCCGGTCACGCGGCTGTTAACGCCGCCACCTAAGCCGCTCGACACCGTCATCACCATGGGGAATGAACGATATGTCGAACACGATCGCGCACAACCGGCGCGAGTTCCTGCGGCTGCTCGGAGCCTCGGCTGCGACCGCGGCCCTCGGCCAGAGCATCGAGCGGGCCCACGCCATTCCGGCGTTCAACCGCCACGGCAGCATCAAGGACGTCGAGCACATCGTGGTGCTGATGCAGGAGAATCGCGCCTTCGATCATTATTTCGGCGCGATGCGTGGGGTTCGGGGCTTCAACGATCCGCGCGCCGTGAAGCTGCCGAACGGCAACCCGGTATGGCAGCAGCCGAACGGCGCCGGTTCGGTGATGCCGTTCCGCGTCGACAATGCCGGCTCGGTCTATGTCGAGGACGTTGCCCATGGCTGGAATGACGGCCAGAAGTCCTGGAATAACGGCAACTACGACAAGTGGATCGCCAACAAGGGCACCACGACCATGACCTGCATGAACCGGCAGGATCTGCCCTGGCACTATGCGCTGGCCGACGCCTTCACGGTGTGCGATTCCTATTTCTGCTCGGTGATGGGGCCGACCGATCCGAATCGGTATTATTTGTGGACCGGCTGGGACGGCAATGACGGCAAGAATGGCGGCCCGGTCATCACCAATGCCGAGGCCGGCTACGACTGGACCACGTTCCCGGAGCGGCTGGAGAAGGCCGGCATCTCCTGGAAGGTCTATCAGGATGTCGGCGTCGGCCTGACGGCGGCCGGCTTCTGGGGCTGGACGGAAAATCCGTGGATCGGAAACTACGGCGACAACTCGCTGTTGTACTTCCATCAATACCAGAACTCGCAACCCGGCAGCCCGCTCTATGAGAAGGCGCTGCGCGGCAGCAACATCGCCAATGGCGGCACGTTCGAGAACCTGTTCGACGGGCTCCGCAACGACGTGCGCAACGGCACCCTGCCACAGGTGTCGTGGATCGCGGCGCCCGAGGCGTTCAGCGAGCATCCGAACTGGCTGCCGGGGCCGGGCGCCTGGTATATCTCCAAGGTGCTCGACATCCTGACGTCGAATCCGGAGCTGTGGAGCAAGACCGCGCTGCTCATCAACTACGACGAGGGCGGCGGCTTCTTCGACCATGTCGTCGGTCCGTATCCGGCGATGTCGCAAGCCTGGGGACAATCGACGGTCGACGTCACCAGCGATCTGTTCGCCGGCGATGGCAGCCACCTGGCCGGCCCGTACGGTCTCGGCGTCCGCGTGCCGATGCTGGTGGTATCGCCGTGGTCGCGCGGCGGCTTCGTGTGCTCGGAGGTGTTCGACCATACCTCGGTGATCCGCTTCATCGAGCGACGTTTTCATCACAAGGCGCCCGATCTGTTCGAGAGCAACATCCCGGCGTGGCGGCGCGCGGTGTGCGGCGATCTCACCTCGGCATTCAACTTCACCTCGCCCAACGAAGGCATGGCGCCGCTGCCGAGCACGGCCGGCTTCAAGCCGCCGGTCGCGGACATCACCTCCGGTGCGCGCTTCGACGACTACCACCCGGTGCCGCCGGCCAAGCAGGTGCTGCCGCAGCAGGAGCCGGGCCTGCGTCCCGCGCGTCCGCTGCCCTACGATCTCCGCGTCGACGGCGATGCCGACGCCGCGCAGAAGACGTTCGCGATCCGCTTCGCCAATCCGGGCCAGGCGGGCGTCTGCTTCCACGTCCGCTCCGGCAACACCGCGACCGGTCCGTGGAGCTACACGGTCGAGGCCGGCAAGTCGCTGCGCGGCGTGTGGGACCTCGCCGCCAGCGCCGGGCAGTACGATCTGTCGGTGCATGGTCCGAATGGCTTCTTCCGCCACTTCAAGGGCGGCGTCGCCACCACGGCCGCGCTGGTCGATGTCGATACGGTTCATCTCTGCGATTGGGACGACGGTGACGACACGCGCAGCCTCGCGGTTGCGCTGACCAACAAGGGCGCCAGCTGCGTGGTGACGCTCGCCGACAACTACACCGGGCGCAGCGAGCGGCATCGCCTGCAGCGTGGCCAGCGGCTGGAGACGCAGATTCGTCTGCAGCAGACCCATGGCTGGTACGATCTGACGGTGACGGCGGACACCGATGCCGGCTTCAGCTGGCAGCTCGCGGGTCATGTCGAGAACGGCCGGCCCAGCATCAGCGACCCGGCGATGGGCAAGATCGCCGCGACCTGATCGCAGACAACAGCGGGAGGCGCCCGGAGCGATCCGGGCGCCGCCTCACGAAGACGAAGCAACGAGGCTTTCGTTCGTCGTGTCGTCGGCATTGGGATCGCCGGGCGCCGTCGCCCAGGCGAGCTCGACCAGGGTGACGATGCGTCGGCCGGCACCGTCGAGCTGGCAGACGATGAGGCCCTGGTCCTCGATATAGGTCAGCAGCCGCTGCGCGCGGCGCAGCGAATGCGAGCCGTAGGCGCGGGCGATCGCGGCATCGCTCGGGCAGGGGCGGCCGTCCTTGGCGGCGCGGGCGATCATCATGAACACGCCCTGCATGTCCTCAGGGAGCAGCGAGGCGCGCAGCGAGACGTCCTGCCAGCCGGCGTCGTCGGCCGCATCGTCGCCGCCGAGTCCGGCGCGGGCGCGGGTGAGCATGCGGCGGAAGTCGTTGAGGTCGGGCACGGCGGTGCCGAGCCCCTCGATGCGGCAGCGGACGACGAATTCCTGGTAGAGCACGCCGACGGCGCGGAAGCCGGCGTCGGGCTCGGCCAGCACCGCGCGCAGCACGCGCTCGACGCGGGCGCGGCGCTCGGCGAGCTCCTCTTCGCTGACGACGGGCGCCGGCGGCTCGGGGCGCAGCTCGAGCGCGGCCGACTTCGCCGCCATCAGCTGGTCGAGCAGCTCGGGCTGCGGCTTGCGCTGCGGCCGCGCGGGCGTCTCCGGCGGCGGCGCCGCGAGGATCACCGCGCGGGCGTCCTCGAGCGATGCCTCGGGCAACGGCGTCAACCGCGGCGTCGCATTGCGCGGCCGGGTGTCGGTGGGGCCGATGCGCAGGCCGAGCGGGCGGCGCGACAGGGCGGGGCCTAGCGCCATGAACTGGCCGCGCTCGAGATCGCGAAACGCCTCGGCCTGGCGCCGCTCCATGCCGAGCAGGTCGGCGGCGCGGGCCATGTCGATGTCGAGGAAGGTACGGCCCATGAGAAAGTTCGACGCCTCGGCCGCG
Protein-coding sequences here:
- a CDS encoding phosphocholine-specific phospholipase C: MSNTIAHNRREFLRLLGASAATAALGQSIERAHAIPAFNRHGSIKDVEHIVVLMQENRAFDHYFGAMRGVRGFNDPRAVKLPNGNPVWQQPNGAGSVMPFRVDNAGSVYVEDVAHGWNDGQKSWNNGNYDKWIANKGTTTMTCMNRQDLPWHYALADAFTVCDSYFCSVMGPTDPNRYYLWTGWDGNDGKNGGPVITNAEAGYDWTTFPERLEKAGISWKVYQDVGVGLTAAGFWGWTENPWIGNYGDNSLLYFHQYQNSQPGSPLYEKALRGSNIANGGTFENLFDGLRNDVRNGTLPQVSWIAAPEAFSEHPNWLPGPGAWYISKVLDILTSNPELWSKTALLINYDEGGGFFDHVVGPYPAMSQAWGQSTVDVTSDLFAGDGSHLAGPYGLGVRVPMLVVSPWSRGGFVCSEVFDHTSVIRFIERRFHHKAPDLFESNIPAWRRAVCGDLTSAFNFTSPNEGMAPLPSTAGFKPPVADITSGARFDDYHPVPPAKQVLPQQEPGLRPARPLPYDLRVDGDADAAQKTFAIRFANPGQAGVCFHVRSGNTATGPWSYTVEAGKSLRGVWDLAASAGQYDLSVHGPNGFFRHFKGGVATTAALVDVDTVHLCDWDDGDDTRSLAVALTNKGASCVVTLADNYTGRSERHRLQRGQRLETQIRLQQTHGWYDLTVTADTDAGFSWQLAGHVENGRPSISDPAMGKIAAT
- a CDS encoding ATP-binding protein, coding for MTVAIEMGQTAAGSPAALDLEELLATRLLVQGNSGSGKSHLLRRLLEQSAPWVQQTIIDPEGDFVTLAERFGHLVIEAEDHTERALQVAGERARIHRVSTVLNLEGLDAENQMRRAAAFLNGLFEISRDHWYPMLVVVDEAQLFAPAVAGEVSDEARKASLSAMTNLMCRGRKRGLAGVIATQRLAKLAKNVAAEASNFLMGRTFLDIDMARAADLLGMERRQAEAFRDLERGQFMALGPALSRRPLGLRIGPTDTRPRNATPRLTPLPEASLEDARAVILAAPPPETPARPQRKPQPELLDQLMAAKSAALELRPEPPAPVVSEEELAERRARVERVLRAVLAEPDAGFRAVGVLYQEFVVRCRIEGLGTAVPDLNDFRRMLTRARAGLGGDDAADDAGWQDVSLRASLLPEDMQGVFMMIARAAKDGRPCPSDAAIARAYGSHSLRRAQRLLTYIEDQGLIVCQLDGAGRRIVTLVELAWATAPGDPNADDTTNESLVASSS